One region of Nitrospinaceae bacterium genomic DNA includes:
- the gltX gene encoding glutamate--tRNA ligase, with the protein MDASVKVRFAPSPTGFLHIGGVRTALFNWLFARHHGGKFVLRIEDTDVSRSTEESIQEIIQAMQWLGLDWDEGPYRQMERQDIYKEKVEVLLREGNAYRCYCAPEDLETRRQEAQKKGLKPKYDGTCRNRTDRPEKLPSVVRFKTPLEGTVAVHDLLRGQIIFDNQELDDFIIQRTDGTPTYNFVVVVDDADMAITHVIRGDDHLSNTPRQALMYEALNHPLPKFAHISMILGADKTRLSKRHGATSILAYRDMGYLPDAAINYLVRLGWSHGDQEIFSRDELIQHFSLENITTSAAVFNPEKLTWVNQQYIQKTPPLELAPHWEPILVQEGLLPKDHGLSLEEIAKPIPSLNQRAETLVEMAFKSEFYFKKELQFDEKARAKFLTPEARPNLQLLVSRLSILNDFSESTLEATFKEIVEQEGIKLGKLAQPVRIALTGKKESPGIYEVLSLLGRDTTLSRLKDAITWIDSL; encoded by the coding sequence ATGGACGCCAGTGTTAAAGTACGATTCGCCCCCAGCCCGACGGGGTTCCTTCATATCGGCGGTGTGCGCACCGCTTTATTCAACTGGTTGTTCGCCCGGCATCACGGCGGAAAATTTGTCCTGCGCATCGAAGACACCGATGTCTCGCGCTCTACCGAGGAATCCATCCAGGAAATTATCCAGGCCATGCAGTGGTTGGGTCTGGATTGGGACGAAGGCCCTTACCGGCAGATGGAGCGGCAGGATATTTATAAGGAAAAAGTGGAGGTCCTGCTCAGGGAAGGAAACGCCTACCGCTGTTACTGCGCTCCTGAAGACTTGGAAACCCGGCGTCAGGAAGCGCAAAAAAAGGGATTGAAACCTAAATACGACGGAACCTGCAGAAACCGCACGGATCGGCCTGAAAAACTGCCGTCGGTGGTTCGTTTCAAGACCCCGCTGGAGGGAACGGTTGCTGTCCACGATCTGCTTCGCGGCCAGATCATTTTCGACAATCAGGAACTGGACGATTTTATCATTCAGAGAACGGACGGCACTCCGACTTACAATTTTGTGGTGGTCGTCGATGACGCGGACATGGCCATCACGCATGTGATCCGGGGAGACGATCATCTCTCCAACACTCCCAGACAAGCGCTCATGTACGAAGCGTTGAACCATCCCCTGCCGAAGTTCGCGCATATCTCCATGATTCTGGGAGCCGACAAAACCCGGCTCAGCAAACGGCATGGAGCCACTTCGATCCTCGCTTACCGTGACATGGGATACCTGCCCGACGCCGCCATCAACTATCTGGTCAGGCTCGGATGGTCGCACGGGGATCAGGAAATTTTTTCAAGAGATGAACTGATCCAGCATTTTTCTCTGGAAAACATCACCACCTCGGCGGCGGTGTTCAATCCGGAAAAACTGACCTGGGTCAACCAGCAATATATACAAAAAACGCCCCCGCTTGAATTGGCTCCTCACTGGGAACCGATTCTCGTTCAGGAAGGTCTCCTGCCTAAAGACCACGGATTGAGTCTGGAAGAAATCGCCAAACCGATTCCATCCCTCAACCAACGCGCCGAAACCTTGGTGGAGATGGCGTTCAAATCGGAGTTTTATTTCAAAAAAGAATTGCAGTTTGACGAGAAAGCCCGCGCAAAATTTCTGACTCCGGAGGCCAGGCCCAATCTTCAATTGCTTGTTTCCAGGTTGTCGATTTTAAACGATTTTTCTGAATCGACTTTAGAAGCTACTTTCAAGGAAATCGTCGAGCAGGAAGGCATCAAACTGGGCAAACTGGCCCAGCCGGTGCGCATCGCTCTGACCGGAAAAAAAGAAAGCCCCGGCATCTACGAAGTCTTATCCCTTCTTGGCCGCGACACGACCCTCTCCCGTCTCAAGGATGCCATTACCTGGATCGATTCTCTTTAA
- a CDS encoding DNA-binding response regulator, with the protein MTPTIQKESQIKILIADDHPLFRQGLKHTFLETEDIRVTAEVENSDDLVTQVQSHPQDEYTLILLDITMPGKSALDVLKQLKLEFPKLPVLVLSVHSEDQYAVRFLKAGAAGYLTKESAPDLLVEAVRKVARGGRFASPRITEKLAFDFDSSTKSLHESLSDREYQVFSMIADGMSLTEIGNHLSLSVKTISTHRTRILDKMKMKKNAELIHYAIKNNLL; encoded by the coding sequence ATGACCCCAACAATACAAAAAGAATCTCAAATAAAGATCCTCATTGCGGATGACCATCCTCTTTTCCGACAAGGTCTGAAACATACGTTTCTGGAAACAGAAGATATCCGTGTGACCGCGGAGGTTGAAAACAGCGACGATTTGGTCACCCAGGTGCAGAGCCACCCGCAGGATGAATACACCCTGATTCTCCTGGATATCACCATGCCGGGAAAAAGCGCTCTCGATGTACTCAAACAATTGAAACTCGAATTCCCCAAATTACCGGTTCTGGTATTGAGCGTGCATTCAGAGGATCAATATGCGGTGAGGTTTCTCAAGGCCGGCGCGGCGGGTTACCTGACCAAAGAGAGCGCCCCCGATCTACTCGTGGAAGCCGTTCGCAAGGTGGCCCGAGGGGGCAGATTCGCAAGTCCCCGAATCACCGAAAAGCTGGCTTTCGATTTCGACAGCTCGACGAAATCCTTGCATGAATCCTTATCGGATCGCGAGTATCAGGTATTCTCCATGATCGCCGATGGAATGTCTCTCACCGAAATCGGCAACCACCTTTCTCTGAGCGTTAAAACCATCAGCACCCACCGCACGCGCATCCTCGATAAAATGAAAATGAAGAAGAACGCTGAATTGATCCATTATGCGATCAAAAATAACCTCCTCTAG
- a CDS encoding radical SAM protein: MKVNEFHCKTILTRTSGYLKPVSSHSLNPYVGCGFGRSACGEGCYVRFNQWLVKGREWGRFIDVKTNADEVYLRTVEKERSWAQKNRGSFSIFFSSSTDPWQPVEKKFRVTRRLLEAMHQAPPDQLTLQTHSASLLDDVERIQTLSRLCDLRVHLSIEGDRDRLDGLPPPPCPLEERMDALKQLSDSGISTVACLSPLYPMIAPEAFFFRLSEMGITAVVIDHFIQGDGTPDGSRTMKTKLPEAMAETAQESLDLSYRDAIARIAIKYLPVGISASGFAGHYSGPVQ, encoded by the coding sequence ATGAAGGTCAATGAATTTCATTGCAAAACCATACTCACGCGCACTTCCGGTTACTTAAAACCGGTGAGTTCGCATTCCCTGAACCCGTATGTAGGGTGCGGGTTTGGGCGCTCTGCCTGCGGCGAGGGTTGTTATGTACGCTTCAATCAATGGCTCGTCAAGGGAAGGGAATGGGGGAGGTTTATCGATGTCAAAACCAATGCGGATGAAGTTTATTTGCGCACCGTAGAAAAGGAAAGAAGCTGGGCGCAAAAAAATCGGGGTTCCTTTTCGATTTTTTTCTCCAGTTCGACGGACCCCTGGCAGCCGGTGGAAAAAAAATTCCGCGTGACCCGCCGGTTGCTGGAAGCCATGCACCAGGCTCCGCCAGATCAGTTGACCCTGCAAACGCATTCCGCATCTCTTTTGGACGATGTGGAACGGATTCAAACTCTGTCCCGGTTATGTGATCTTCGTGTGCACCTGTCCATTGAAGGGGACCGGGACCGTTTGGACGGTTTGCCGCCGCCGCCCTGCCCACTGGAGGAGAGAATGGATGCCCTCAAACAACTTTCGGATTCGGGAATTTCAACGGTGGCCTGCCTTTCGCCGCTTTACCCCATGATCGCTCCAGAGGCTTTTTTTTTCCGTTTGTCCGAGATGGGAATCACGGCGGTGGTGATCGATCATTTTATTCAAGGCGACGGCACCCCGGACGGTTCCAGAACCATGAAAACCAAACTGCCGGAAGCCATGGCCGAAACGGCGCAGGAATCGCTCGATTTATCCTACCGCGATGCCATTGCTCGGATTGCCATAAAGTATT